Proteins co-encoded in one Vibrio aquimaris genomic window:
- the yidD gene encoding membrane protein insertion efficiency factor YidD, which produces MATSVSPFAWVAIGLVRLYQGLISPLIGPRCRFTPTCSSYAIEALKSYGFVKGCWLSSKRLLKCHPLNAGGFDPVPPVQKQDRDK; this is translated from the coding sequence ATGGCAACGTCTGTCTCGCCCTTCGCGTGGGTAGCTATCGGGTTAGTCCGTCTTTACCAAGGCCTAATCAGTCCACTGATAGGACCGCGTTGTCGTTTCACTCCAACCTGCTCAAGTTATGCTATTGAAGCACTTAAATCTTATGGATTTGTAAAAGGTTGTTGGTTATCGAGCAAACGTCTATTAAAATGCCACCCTTTGAATGCGGGTGGTTTTGACCCAGTACCACCAGTCCAGAAACAAGACAGAGATAAATAA